The nucleotide sequence CATTCCGATGAAAGTTCTCTTTTGTTGATGTTTCATCGTATTAAGTGTTACCCGCAGCTGATTTTTCAGCAGCAGGATAAAATCTTCAACAAAAGGCTTTTCTGCAGGCGGGGTATCCAAAGGGGGCGGTATAATCATTTTCACCGTTTATTCCTCCAGGCTTTTAATTAATTCGGCATTTTCACGGACTCCGGTAAGCTCCAGGAAAATATCTTCCAGGCTTTCCCCGCCGTGTCCAACTTTTTGCCGGAGTTCTTCAGGGCTGCCCTGTGCAATCAGCATGCCATCTTTCAAAATACCGACCCGGTGGCACATTCTCTCCGCAATCTCAAGAATATGGGTCGAAACAAATACCGCAGCACCCTGCCGGGCCATTTCCTGAAGAATATCTTTAAGGAGGCGTGCGCTCGCCGGGTCAAGACCCACAGTCGGCTCATCCAAAAGAATCACCTTGGGCTGATGAATTAAGGCCCCTGCCAAAACAACCTTTTGTCTCATACCGTGAGAGTAGCCCTCTAACAGCTCATCTGCGCGCTCCATGAGACCGAACATTCCTAAGAGCTGCTCAGCCCGCTCTTTGGCAATACCTTTTGGGACTCGGTACAGGGCTGAAATAAGGTGCAAAAATTCACGGGCTGACAGTTTGTTATACAACTTTGGTTGGTCCGGTACATAAGCCATTATGGCTTTGGCCTGAGTGGGCTGCCTGCGAATATCGTAATCACAGATGGAGATCTCCCCTTCACTGGGATCCAGCAATCCGGTAAGCATTTTAATCGTTGTTGTTTTACCGGCACCGTTCGGTCCCAAAAAACCGAAAATTTCTCCGCTTCTTACCTCCAGGTTTAGATCGTTGACAACCGGCACTGAACCATACCTTTTGCTTAAACGATTTGTTCTGATCAAGACCCTTTCCATTGCGTACCTCCTGCTAACTTTTTTTGGCTTAGGACCTGTTCATAAATTGAAGGTTGAATCTCGCTCTTCACTCTTCATTATAATAATCGTGCCCTTGTGATACTGTTCTTTCCATATTTCGCGTTAACTTGATCAATCACTTTTGTCAGGTTTTCCATATCTTTTTGAGGTTCATCAAACAACGTCAATTGCTCAGTATGATCCGTTAAGTTATTCAAGGTAATTCCAATTAGTCTAAGCGGCTGATTCATAGAGAGCCCGCGCAAGAGGGCACAGGCTTCATGGTAGATCAGATCATCCAGATCTGTGGCCTGAGGGAGGGTGCTGGAACGAGACAGGGTCCTGAAATCTGGATAACGTGCTTTCAGCGTGATTGTTTTCGCTCTCAACGCATGTTTGCGCAGGCGTCTTCCGACATCCACCGTTAGCTTCAGCAGCTCTTT is from Dehalobacter sp. 12DCB1 and encodes:
- a CDS encoding ABC transporter ATP-binding protein, whose product is MERVLIRTNRLSKRYGSVPVVNDLNLEVRSGEIFGFLGPNGAGKTTTIKMLTGLLDPSEGEISICDYDIRRQPTQAKAIMAYVPDQPKLYNKLSAREFLHLISALYRVPKGIAKERAEQLLGMFGLMERADELLEGYSHGMRQKVVLAGALIHQPKVILLDEPTVGLDPASARLLKDILQEMARQGAAVFVSTHILEIAERMCHRVGILKDGMLIAQGSPEELRQKVGHGGESLEDIFLELTGVRENAELIKSLEE